From Chryseobacterium gallinarum, one genomic window encodes:
- the pdxH gene encoding pyridoxamine 5'-phosphate oxidase yields the protein MENLHDKRKVYGKAQLIESEIKQNPIEQFRDWFLEASESDMISEANAMAVSTIEEDGCPRTRMVLLKAYTHEGFIFYTNYNSRKGKAIENNHKACLHFFWPNLERQIIIKANLEKVADNLSDGYFHSRPKGSQLGAVVSPQSEVIPDRDFLEKKLKELEKEYENTEVPRPGHWGGYIAKPYEIEFWQGRPNRLHDRIIYQLEDLDWKISRLAP from the coding sequence ATGGAAAACCTGCATGATAAAAGAAAAGTTTACGGTAAAGCCCAACTTATTGAAAGTGAGATCAAACAAAATCCGATTGAGCAGTTTAGAGACTGGTTTTTGGAAGCAAGTGAAAGCGATATGATTTCCGAAGCAAATGCAATGGCCGTTTCTACAATAGAAGAAGATGGGTGTCCGAGAACCAGAATGGTTTTGCTTAAAGCCTATACCCATGAAGGTTTTATTTTTTATACCAATTATAACAGCAGGAAGGGGAAGGCTATTGAAAACAATCATAAAGCCTGTCTTCACTTTTTCTGGCCGAATCTGGAAAGACAAATTATTATTAAAGCTAACCTGGAAAAAGTTGCTGATAATCTGAGCGATGGCTATTTTCACTCAAGACCTAAAGGGAGCCAGCTTGGAGCTGTGGTTTCTCCGCAAAGTGAAGTGATTCCTGACAGGGATTTTTTAGAAAAAAAGCTGAAAGAACTCGAAAAAGAATATGAAAATACTGAAGTTCCAAGACCCGGGCACTGGGGAGGATATATAGCAAAACCATACGAAATCGAATTCTGGCAGGGAAGACCTAATCGGTTACATGACAGAATTATCTATCAACTGGAAGACCTGGATTGGAAAATCTCCAGATTGGCACCTTAA
- a CDS encoding YqgE/AlgH family protein produces MNHSYKGKILISTPDISGDIFSRSVVLVIEHNESGAFGLILNKKNSQMSNKFKDFFDFKIEVYDGGPVENDKVFFIVKGKKVTDIYTEITDEYYLTEDIEHIINAVLSNDLDIHQVKIFSGYSGWASNQLDAEVQRKMWTVVDVYNLDYTLPNDQTLWKSIMQNLGGEFLLWANSPEDISLN; encoded by the coding sequence ATGAATCACTCATACAAAGGTAAAATATTAATCTCCACCCCTGACATTTCCGGTGATATTTTTTCAAGATCGGTAGTATTGGTCATTGAACATAATGAAAGTGGTGCATTTGGTTTGATACTGAATAAAAAAAACAGCCAGATGAGTAATAAATTCAAAGATTTTTTTGATTTCAAAATTGAAGTATATGATGGTGGGCCAGTGGAAAATGATAAAGTTTTTTTTATTGTAAAAGGGAAAAAAGTGACTGATATTTACACTGAAATCACCGATGAATACTATCTTACCGAAGATATTGAGCATATCATTAATGCCGTTTTAAGTAATGATCTCGACATACACCAGGTGAAAATATTCTCAGGATATTCAGGATGGGCTTCTAATCAACTGGATGCTGAAGTTCAGCGAAAAATGTGGACAGTAGTGGATGTTTATAATCTTGACTATACGCTTCCCAATGACCAGACCCTTTGGAAATCAATTATGCAGAATCTTGGCGGCGAATTTCTTCTCTGGGCTAATTCTCCTGAGGATATTTCATTAAACTAA
- a CDS encoding N-acetylmuramoyl-L-alanine amidase family protein yields MKGIKLLTLSVFSTVLLSSFVPVNKKYIVIDAGHGGNDHGVVFGQFSEKDISLDIAREIQKINRNQDAYEIILTRDGDSHPTLSERTDQINKLNPEMVISLHVNRSPQEETPNHGVEVFVQNSEDSKKLAGKIYKKFNVRKIEERNLHILRETKAPAVLVELGFINNSSDRAYITSKKGQQEIAQKFVEIINEN; encoded by the coding sequence ATGAAAGGGATTAAACTACTTACTTTATCAGTGTTTTCTACGGTTCTTTTATCTTCATTTGTTCCTGTAAACAAAAAATATATTGTCATAGATGCTGGTCACGGCGGTAACGATCATGGAGTTGTATTTGGTCAATTCTCTGAAAAAGATATTTCATTGGATATTGCCAGGGAAATTCAGAAGATCAATCGAAATCAGGATGCATATGAGATTATTTTAACCCGGGATGGTGATAGCCATCCAACCCTTTCTGAAAGGACTGATCAAATCAATAAACTGAATCCTGAGATGGTTATTTCCCTTCATGTGAACAGGTCTCCACAGGAAGAAACTCCTAACCATGGAGTTGAAGTATTTGTTCAAAATTCTGAAGACTCAAAGAAGCTTGCAGGAAAAATCTATAAAAAATTCAACGTCCGTAAAATTGAAGAGCGTAATCTCCATATACTGAGAGAAACCAAGGCACCTGCCGTACTGGTAGAGCTTGGATTTATCAATAATTCTTCAGACAGAGCCTATATTACCAGTAAAAAAGGGCAACAGGAAATTGCACAAAAATTCGTTGAAATTATCAATGAAAACTAA
- a CDS encoding aminotransferase class IV has product MENQYFTSDELNVKNRAFLWGDSVKVSFFVKDGELIMDEECYFFLMASMRKMRMNIPLTYTLEFFQSLFQKESIEGKGIKNGIINFLVFRNNDGPTLAKSSVSYFYEITEMEDVLTVHQRPLELDLIKEINVNNNLLSNIRVHCPENIYGGIYAQENDLDDVILLNPNKRIARTTTGNLLFLEGDVIKIPKQTEGAYISPLMENFVTFLHKNNLADIQEHEIIAFESQKAEEILLISDEKGIFSVGKIRNKTFDNTRFLKLVESWKKSFN; this is encoded by the coding sequence TTGGAAAATCAATATTTTACATCGGACGAATTAAATGTAAAGAACAGAGCCTTTCTTTGGGGAGACTCAGTGAAGGTATCTTTCTTTGTGAAAGACGGAGAATTAATCATGGATGAAGAATGTTATTTCTTCCTGATGGCTTCCATGAGAAAGATGAGAATGAATATCCCCCTGACTTATACCCTGGAGTTTTTTCAATCACTTTTCCAAAAAGAAAGTATAGAAGGGAAAGGAATAAAAAACGGAATTATCAATTTCCTGGTTTTCAGAAATAATGATGGGCCTACCCTGGCAAAATCTTCAGTTTCCTATTTTTATGAAATAACGGAAATGGAAGATGTGCTTACTGTTCACCAGAGGCCACTGGAATTGGATTTGATTAAAGAAATCAATGTAAACAATAACCTGTTGAGTAATATCAGGGTTCATTGTCCGGAAAATATTTATGGAGGGATCTATGCTCAGGAAAATGATCTGGATGATGTTATCCTGCTTAACCCTAACAAAAGGATTGCCCGTACTACCACAGGAAATTTATTGTTTCTCGAAGGAGATGTTATTAAAATTCCAAAGCAGACAGAAGGGGCCTACATTTCTCCGTTAATGGAAAATTTTGTGACTTTCCTGCATAAAAATAACCTTGCAGACATACAGGAACACGAGATTATTGCATTTGAATCTCAAAAAGCAGAAGAAATTTTATTGATTTCTGATGAGAAAGGCATATTTTCTGTTGGTAAAATTAGAAATAAAACTTTTGACAATACCCGTTTCTTGAAACTCGTAGAAAGCTGGAAGAAAAGTTTTAATTAA
- a CDS encoding START-like domain-containing protein, with protein MAKHKVHYEFPMHCLSEILYEYLATAEGLSEWFADEVTEKGDDFFFSWGGGPAEKATLIRYKPEGFVRFRWEEDEGTKNFFEMTIVIDDITEDLSLNITDFCEDGDEEENAMYWENLIENLRIKLGAA; from the coding sequence ATGGCGAAACATAAAGTCCATTACGAATTTCCAATGCATTGTTTATCAGAGATTTTGTATGAATATCTGGCCACTGCGGAGGGATTGTCTGAATGGTTTGCGGATGAGGTAACAGAGAAAGGCGATGATTTCTTTTTTAGCTGGGGAGGAGGCCCTGCTGAAAAGGCCACTTTGATCAGATATAAGCCTGAAGGTTTCGTGCGTTTCAGATGGGAAGAAGACGAAGGCACTAAGAACTTCTTTGAAATGACTATCGTAATAGATGATATTACAGAAGACTTGTCTCTTAATATTACAGATTTCTGTGAAGATGGAGATGAAGAAGAAAACGCAATGTATTGGGAAAATCTTATTGAGAATCTCAGAATAAAATTAGGTGCAGCATAA
- a CDS encoding aspartate aminotransferase family protein: protein MQKDFFIYQAQTTKFAAGFEVEKAEGSYIYGTDGKQYLDFVAGVSANTLGHSHPKVVNAIKEQADKYLHVMVYGEYAQEKPVALCKLLAEATPNPLEITYLVNSGAEAIDGSLKLAKRYTGREEIVSFKNSYHGNTHGALSVSGNETHKREFRPLLPMVTFIEFNNEHDFDKITEKTACVILETIQGAAGFLVPDNDYLIKLKKRCEEVGALLILDEIQPGFGRTGKLFSFEHFGIVPDILVMGKGMGGGVPVGAFMSSREIMETLSHSPKLGHITTFGGNPLIAAASYATLKEVIESGLMDEVAEKEKLFRELLIHPKIKNINGKGLMLAVNLGSPEYTLDVAKKCMDKGLIVFWQLYRNEYLRISPPLTISLEEIRQGCQIILDILNEN from the coding sequence ATGCAAAAAGATTTCTTTATATATCAGGCGCAAACCACAAAATTTGCAGCCGGCTTTGAAGTTGAAAAAGCTGAAGGAAGCTATATCTATGGGACAGACGGTAAACAATATCTGGATTTTGTAGCCGGAGTTTCAGCCAATACATTGGGACACTCGCACCCGAAGGTTGTTAATGCTATCAAAGAACAGGCAGATAAATATCTTCACGTTATGGTATATGGCGAATATGCACAGGAAAAGCCTGTTGCATTGTGTAAGCTGCTGGCGGAAGCAACACCGAATCCTTTAGAAATTACTTACCTGGTGAACAGTGGGGCAGAAGCAATTGACGGAAGTTTAAAGCTGGCAAAAAGATATACGGGAAGAGAAGAAATTGTTTCTTTTAAAAATTCATATCATGGAAATACCCACGGGGCACTAAGTGTGTCCGGAAACGAAACTCATAAACGGGAATTCCGTCCCCTACTGCCTATGGTTACATTTATTGAATTCAATAATGAACATGATTTTGATAAAATTACAGAGAAGACAGCATGTGTTATCCTGGAAACCATTCAGGGAGCGGCAGGATTTCTGGTGCCTGATAATGACTATCTGATTAAACTGAAAAAAAGATGTGAAGAAGTAGGTGCCCTTTTAATTCTTGATGAAATTCAGCCGGGATTCGGAAGAACCGGAAAGCTGTTTTCTTTTGAACATTTCGGAATCGTTCCGGATATTTTGGTGATGGGGAAAGGAATGGGAGGTGGAGTGCCTGTGGGGGCTTTTATGAGTTCCCGGGAAATTATGGAGACCCTGTCCCATTCTCCGAAGCTTGGACACATTACTACCTTTGGTGGAAACCCTCTGATTGCAGCGGCAAGCTATGCTACCTTAAAAGAAGTTATAGAAAGCGGTTTAATGGATGAAGTTGCAGAAAAAGAAAAATTATTCAGGGAATTACTGATCCATCCAAAGATTAAAAACATTAACGGGAAAGGATTGATGCTGGCCGTAAATCTCGGAAGTCCTGAATATACTTTAGACGTTGCAAAAAAATGCATGGATAAAGGACTGATCGTATTCTGGCAGCTTTATCGAAATGAATATCTGAGAATCTCTCCCCCGCTTACCATATCCCTGGAGGAAATCAGACAAGGTTGTCAAATCATCCTTGATATTCTTAACGAAAATTAA